One Brachybacterium aquaticum genomic region harbors:
- a CDS encoding nucleotide exchange factor GrpE: protein MTENPSTPDDAQRPEGEPRFSFTDKRKVNPEDGSVRPSGDAPADGGQGPTEPVDPIDAEAATLFEQAAAESAEGGADAPADARRVAELEGRVVELTEQLKRDQAEYVNSRRRIEGAATASQEAAIAKVVTSLIPVLDDVELGRQHGDIAEGTPFHSIAQKLVEVLRSHGLTRFGEVGEEFDPTLHEALMHEQADDVDTATVSLVMQPGYKLGERVLRPARVGTKGPA, encoded by the coding sequence ATGACCGAGAACCCCAGCACTCCCGACGACGCCCAGCGCCCCGAGGGCGAGCCGCGGTTCTCCTTCACCGACAAGCGGAAGGTGAACCCCGAGGACGGCTCCGTCCGTCCCTCGGGGGACGCCCCCGCCGACGGGGGCCAGGGCCCCACCGAGCCCGTCGACCCGATCGACGCCGAGGCCGCCACGCTCTTCGAGCAGGCCGCCGCGGAGAGCGCGGAGGGCGGGGCGGATGCCCCGGCCGACGCCCGACGGGTCGCCGAGCTCGAGGGCAGGGTCGTGGAGCTCACCGAACAGCTCAAGCGCGACCAGGCCGAGTACGTCAACTCGCGCCGGCGCATCGAGGGCGCCGCGACCGCCTCCCAGGAGGCCGCGATCGCCAAGGTGGTCACCTCGCTGATCCCCGTGCTCGACGACGTGGAGCTGGGCCGCCAGCACGGCGACATCGCCGAGGGCACCCCGTTCCACTCGATCGCCCAGAAGCTCGTCGAGGTCCTCCGCTCCCACGGCCTGACCCGCTTCGGCGAGGTCGGCGAGGAGTTCGACCCCACCCTCCACGAGGCGCTCATGCACGAGCAGGCCGACGACGTCGACACTGCGACGGTCTCCCTGGTCATGCAGCCCGGCTACAAGCTGGGCGAGCGGGTGCTGCGCCCCGCGCGGGTGGGCACCAAGGGCCCCGCCTGA
- the dnaK gene encoding molecular chaperone DnaK yields the protein MSRVVGIDLGTTNSAVAVLEGGQPTVIANAEGSRTTPSVVAFSKQGEVLVGEVAKRQAVTNVDRTIASVKRHMGTDWTQEIDGKKYTPQEISARILGKLKKDAESYLGEPVTDAVITVPAYFSDSERQATKDAGTIAGLNVLRIINEPTAAALAYGLEKGKDDEQILVFDLGGGTFDVSLLEVSKDEEGSTIQVQATAGDNRLGGDDWDQKIVDWLISQVKNKEGVDLGKDRIALQRLKEAAEQAKKELSSSTSTTISLQYLSMTENGPLHLDEKLTRAQFEDMTSDLLERTKAPFHQVIKDAGIKVSDIDHVVLVGGSTRMPAVTEVVKELTGGKEPNKSVNPDEVVAVGAALQAAVIKGERKDVLLMDVTPLSLGIETKGGVMTKLIERNAAIPTKTSEVFSTAEDNQPSVAIQVFQGERQFTRDNKLLGTFELTGIAPAPRGIPQIEVTFDIDSNGIVHVTAKDRGTGNEQSIQITGGSALSDEDIDRMVKDAEAHAAEDEERRKNADARNTLEQLVYQGEKLLKDNADKVQDAERTTAEDAIKAAKDELVKEDAETSDLEAKRDSLNEALQAVGTAIYSQAQESEGAAEGESTSSSDDDDVVDAEIVDEDEEKK from the coding sequence ATGTCCCGTGTCGTCGGAATCGACCTCGGCACCACCAACTCCGCCGTCGCTGTCCTCGAGGGTGGTCAGCCCACCGTCATCGCGAACGCCGAGGGCTCCCGCACCACCCCGTCGGTCGTGGCCTTCTCCAAGCAGGGCGAGGTGCTCGTCGGCGAGGTCGCCAAGCGCCAGGCCGTCACCAACGTCGACCGCACCATCGCGTCCGTCAAGCGCCATATGGGCACTGACTGGACCCAGGAGATCGACGGCAAGAAGTACACCCCGCAGGAGATCTCCGCCCGCATCCTCGGCAAGCTCAAGAAGGACGCCGAGTCCTACCTCGGCGAGCCCGTGACCGATGCGGTCATCACCGTCCCGGCCTACTTCTCCGACTCCGAGCGTCAGGCCACCAAGGACGCCGGCACCATCGCCGGTCTGAACGTTCTGCGCATCATCAACGAGCCCACCGCCGCGGCGCTCGCCTACGGCCTCGAGAAGGGCAAGGACGACGAGCAGATCCTGGTCTTCGACCTCGGCGGCGGCACCTTCGACGTGTCCCTGCTCGAGGTGAGCAAGGACGAGGAGGGCTCCACCATCCAGGTCCAGGCCACCGCCGGTGACAACCGCCTCGGCGGCGACGACTGGGACCAGAAGATCGTCGACTGGCTGATCTCGCAGGTGAAGAACAAGGAGGGCGTGGACCTGGGCAAGGACCGCATCGCCCTGCAGCGCCTCAAGGAGGCCGCGGAGCAGGCGAAGAAGGAGCTGAGCTCCTCCACCTCCACCACCATCTCCCTGCAGTACCTCTCGATGACCGAGAACGGCCCGTTGCACCTGGACGAGAAGCTGACCCGCGCGCAGTTCGAGGACATGACCTCGGACCTGCTCGAGCGCACCAAGGCCCCCTTCCACCAGGTCATCAAGGACGCCGGCATCAAGGTCTCCGACATCGACCACGTGGTCCTCGTCGGAGGCTCGACCCGCATGCCCGCGGTGACCGAGGTCGTCAAGGAGCTGACCGGCGGCAAGGAGCCCAACAAGTCCGTGAACCCGGACGAGGTCGTCGCCGTGGGCGCCGCGCTCCAGGCTGCGGTGATCAAGGGCGAGCGCAAGGACGTCCTGCTCATGGACGTCACCCCGCTCTCCCTCGGCATCGAGACCAAGGGCGGCGTGATGACCAAGCTCATCGAGCGCAACGCGGCCATCCCGACGAAGACCTCCGAGGTGTTCTCCACCGCCGAGGACAACCAGCCCTCCGTGGCGATCCAGGTGTTCCAGGGCGAGCGTCAGTTCACCCGGGACAACAAGCTCCTCGGAACCTTCGAGCTGACCGGCATCGCGCCGGCTCCGCGCGGCATCCCGCAGATCGAGGTCACCTTCGACATCGACTCCAACGGCATCGTGCACGTGACCGCGAAGGACCGCGGCACCGGCAACGAGCAGTCCATCCAGATCACCGGCGGCTCGGCCCTGTCCGACGAGGACATCGACCGCATGGTGAAGGACGCCGAGGCCCATGCGGCCGAGGACGAGGAGCGCCGCAAGAACGCCGACGCCCGCAACACCCTCGAGCAGCTCGTCTATCAGGGCGAGAAGCTGCTCAAGGACAACGCGGACAAGGTGCAGGACGCCGAGCGGACCACCGCCGAGGACGCCATCAAGGCGGCCAAGGACGAGCTGGTCAAGGAGGACGCCGAGACCTCGGACCTCGAGGCCAAGCGCGATTCCCTGAACGAGGCCCTGCAGGCCGTGGGCACCGCGATCTACTCGCAGGCTCAGGAGTCCGAGGGCGCCGCGGAGGGCGAGAGCACGTCGTCGTCCGACGACGATGACGTGGTCGACGCCGAGATCGTGGACGAGGACGAGGAGAAGAAGTGA
- a CDS encoding thioredoxin domain-containing protein: MTLDPPVDPEVDHIRGPEDARLTLVEFVDFECEYCAHATGSWEDLHGRFGDDLRYVVRHLPHHPHGPLAARAAEAAAKQKMFWPWLDFVFTRQDALEREDLIGYAAELSLDVEAFIEDLDSEEVAARVQRDIASAEASGAKMTPTFFVDGCRMVGSYDARSLTEMLESSRRGGRTQAAKA; the protein is encoded by the coding sequence ATGACGCTCGACCCTCCGGTGGACCCCGAGGTGGATCACATCCGCGGACCGGAGGACGCCCGGCTCACCCTCGTGGAGTTCGTGGACTTCGAGTGCGAGTACTGCGCGCACGCCACTGGCTCATGGGAAGATCTGCACGGGCGCTTCGGTGACGATCTGCGCTACGTCGTGCGGCATCTGCCTCACCATCCTCACGGCCCCCTCGCCGCACGGGCCGCCGAGGCGGCCGCGAAGCAGAAGATGTTCTGGCCCTGGCTCGACTTCGTGTTCACTCGGCAGGACGCGCTGGAGAGGGAGGATCTCATCGGCTACGCGGCTGAGCTGAGCCTCGATGTCGAGGCGTTCATCGAGGATCTCGACAGCGAGGAGGTTGCTGCGAGGGTCCAGCGGGACATCGCGAGCGCGGAGGCGAGCGGCGCCAAGATGACCCCGACCTTCTTCGTCGATGGTTGTCGGATGGTGGGCAGCTATGACGCGCGCTCCCTGACCGAGATGCTGGAATCCAGCCGTCGCGGGGGCCGCACCCAGGCGGCGAAGGCCTGA
- a CDS encoding TetR/AcrR family transcriptional regulator: protein MGTQDAMRRGSSARPGRREQAKADKRARILAAARALFEERGFQRTSMSEVARAADVAEGTVFQYAATKTDLLMMVVDALWGAHEQAMTTPARATSAAPGGVAAAPPAGETADQIAALVSPLVAAMRRWPEPATWVAREILFGAEMPHRRQVLDHVDRLEEQIAARLRDSRADTSGAVAVAQDGAAGAAGGAPGEVEATGARLIVTGVLAELNRSRQGRNESENVDAALRQLIDLVVAGASASR from the coding sequence ATGGGAACTCAGGACGCCATGAGGCGGGGGTCGTCGGCGCGCCCGGGCAGGCGCGAGCAGGCGAAGGCGGACAAGCGCGCCCGCATCCTCGCCGCCGCGCGCGCACTCTTCGAGGAGCGAGGATTCCAGCGGACCTCGATGAGCGAGGTCGCGCGCGCGGCCGACGTGGCTGAGGGGACCGTCTTCCAGTACGCGGCGACGAAGACCGACCTGCTGATGATGGTCGTCGATGCGCTCTGGGGAGCCCACGAACAAGCGATGACCACCCCTGCGCGCGCCACGTCCGCCGCGCCCGGTGGAGTCGCGGCGGCGCCGCCGGCAGGGGAGACCGCTGACCAGATCGCGGCGCTCGTCTCGCCGCTCGTCGCCGCGATGCGCCGCTGGCCCGAGCCCGCGACATGGGTCGCCCGCGAGATCCTCTTCGGTGCGGAGATGCCGCACCGCCGGCAGGTCCTCGACCATGTCGATCGCCTCGAGGAGCAGATCGCCGCGCGCCTGCGGGACAGCCGGGCCGACACCTCAGGCGCGGTCGCCGTGGCGCAGGACGGGGCGGCCGGAGCTGCCGGCGGGGCCCCCGGCGAGGTCGAGGCGACCGGCGCCCGGCTCATCGTCACCGGGGTGCTGGCCGAGCTCAACCGCTCCCGACAGGGGCGCAACGAGAGCGAGAACGTCGATGCGGCTCTGCGTCAGCTCATCGACCTCGTGGTGGCAGGGGCGAGCGCCTCACGGTGA
- a CDS encoding oleate hydratase yields MQHTAGNYEAFARPRPARHAQETKAYIVGSGLAGLAAAVFLIRDAGVPGANVTILEKGDIAGGALDGLDVPDKGFVIRGGRELEDHMECLWDMMRSIPSLELEDASVLDEFYWLNKDDPNYSLRRATVRQGEDAGHDGRFDLPKRAQKDLLKIFLAERAEMEGKRIDEVMGREFLDSPFWMYWRTMFAFEEWHSALEFKLYLHRFVHHIGGLPDFTALKFTKYNQYESFVLPLMHYLAEHGVVFQSGTEVLDVDFAHRNGEIRATAVHCRREGAEETIELGEHDLALMTIGSLVDNSDDGDHHTPAVLNEGPAPAWDLWKRIAKKDASFGRPEVFCSSIEETKWESATVTTLDQRIPAYIERIAQRDPFSGRVVTGGIVTAEDSSWLLSWTVNRQPHFKKQPKDQIVVWVYGLFVDVEGDYVKKPLAQCTGEEITQEWLYHLGVPVEEIPELAATGARCVPVMMPYVTSFFMPRRAGDRPRVVPEGAQNFAFLGQFAETGRDTIFTTEYSVRTGMEAVYELLDVERGVPETWGSTYDVRDLLEAAARMRDGEKVEMPGPAALRSYLRGRLEHGEIGQLLEEHGLM; encoded by the coding sequence ATGCAGCACACGGCAGGTAACTACGAGGCGTTCGCGCGCCCCCGCCCCGCACGGCACGCCCAGGAGACGAAGGCCTACATCGTCGGCAGCGGGCTGGCCGGGCTCGCGGCGGCCGTCTTCCTGATCCGCGACGCCGGGGTTCCCGGTGCCAACGTCACGATCCTCGAGAAGGGTGACATCGCCGGCGGTGCGCTCGACGGGCTCGACGTGCCGGACAAGGGCTTCGTCATCCGTGGCGGCCGGGAGCTGGAGGACCACATGGAGTGCCTGTGGGACATGATGCGCTCCATCCCCTCTCTCGAGCTCGAGGACGCCTCCGTGCTCGACGAGTTCTACTGGCTCAACAAGGACGACCCCAATTACTCGCTGCGCCGGGCCACCGTCCGTCAGGGAGAGGACGCGGGGCACGATGGCCGCTTCGACCTGCCGAAGCGGGCGCAGAAGGACCTGCTCAAGATCTTTCTCGCCGAGCGCGCGGAGATGGAGGGCAAGCGCATCGACGAGGTCATGGGCCGTGAGTTCCTCGACTCGCCGTTCTGGATGTACTGGCGGACGATGTTCGCCTTCGAGGAATGGCACTCCGCGCTCGAGTTCAAGCTCTATCTCCACCGCTTCGTCCACCACATCGGCGGACTACCCGATTTCACGGCGCTGAAGTTCACGAAGTACAACCAGTACGAGTCCTTCGTCCTGCCGCTCATGCATTACCTCGCCGAGCATGGCGTCGTCTTCCAGTCCGGCACCGAGGTCCTCGATGTGGATTTCGCGCACCGCAACGGCGAGATCCGCGCGACGGCCGTCCACTGCCGCCGCGAGGGCGCCGAGGAGACCATCGAGCTCGGTGAGCACGACCTCGCCCTGATGACGATCGGCTCGCTCGTGGACAACTCCGATGACGGTGACCACCACACCCCCGCTGTGCTCAATGAGGGCCCGGCCCCGGCCTGGGACCTGTGGAAGCGGATCGCGAAGAAGGACGCGTCGTTCGGGCGCCCGGAGGTCTTCTGCTCCTCGATCGAGGAGACGAAGTGGGAGTCGGCCACCGTGACGACGCTCGATCAGCGCATCCCGGCCTACATCGAGCGGATCGCCCAGCGCGATCCGTTCAGCGGCCGCGTGGTCACCGGCGGCATCGTCACCGCCGAGGACTCCTCCTGGCTGCTGAGCTGGACGGTCAATCGGCAGCCGCACTTCAAGAAGCAGCCGAAGGATCAGATCGTCGTCTGGGTCTACGGCCTGTTCGTCGACGTCGAGGGCGACTACGTGAAGAAGCCCCTGGCGCAGTGCACCGGCGAGGAGATCACCCAGGAATGGCTCTACCACCTGGGCGTGCCCGTGGAGGAGATCCCTGAGCTCGCGGCGACCGGTGCCCGATGCGTGCCGGTGATGATGCCCTATGTGACGAGCTTCTTCATGCCCCGCCGCGCGGGGGATCGGCCCCGGGTCGTCCCGGAGGGCGCCCAGAACTTCGCGTTCCTCGGGCAGTTCGCGGAGACCGGCCGCGACACGATCTTCACCACCGAGTACTCGGTGCGCACCGGCATGGAGGCCGTCTACGAGCTCCTCGACGTGGAGCGCGGCGTGCCGGAGACCTGGGGCTCCACGTACGACGTGCGCGACCTCCTCGAGGCCGCGGCGCGCATGCGCGATGGCGAGAAGGTGGAGATGCCTGGCCCGGCCGCGCTGCGCAGCTACCTGCGGGGCAGGCTCGAGCACGGGGAGATCGGCCAGCTTCTCGAGGAGCACGGTCTGATGTGA
- a CDS encoding LuxR C-terminal-related transcriptional regulator — MSDLPTPLERARSLSRDRALSEQADQHAITLESILAVLRSGRLADAAARREATEIASSALIRARSVHEQQESVLEPVAEAFSRLRTELRPLIRSGPLHVQFAEPPARGRALPGPVAREARAISRTAVLSLMDRADAARARVGWDCDGRNLLMEVRDDGGIAVTAHDDTLRPIAERVAALDGTMDVETTPGWGTTLRIEIPLDPPSAALTVEGAEELTDREKQVLRLVATGISNQRIGDQLGITANTVKYHVANLLRKYGARTRAELASITHSPDAHHPRSPTR, encoded by the coding sequence GTGAGCGACCTCCCTACCCCGCTGGAACGTGCCCGCTCCCTGTCGCGGGACCGTGCCCTGTCCGAGCAGGCTGATCAACATGCGATCACCCTCGAATCGATCCTCGCCGTGCTCCGCTCCGGCCGACTCGCGGATGCGGCCGCGCGCAGGGAGGCCACGGAGATCGCCTCCTCCGCGCTCATCCGTGCTCGTTCGGTCCACGAGCAGCAGGAGAGCGTGCTCGAGCCGGTGGCGGAGGCGTTCTCGCGCCTGCGCACCGAACTGCGTCCCCTGATCCGCTCCGGGCCGCTGCACGTCCAGTTCGCCGAGCCTCCTGCGCGAGGGCGGGCGCTGCCGGGCCCGGTCGCTCGGGAAGCCCGCGCCATCTCCCGCACAGCAGTGCTCTCGCTCATGGACCGCGCGGACGCTGCACGCGCCCGGGTCGGCTGGGACTGCGATGGCCGCAACCTGCTGATGGAGGTCCGTGACGACGGGGGAATCGCGGTGACGGCGCACGACGACACACTGCGTCCGATCGCGGAACGAGTGGCGGCGCTCGACGGAACCATGGACGTGGAGACGACCCCGGGCTGGGGGACGACGCTGCGGATCGAGATCCCGCTGGACCCACCCAGCGCAGCGCTCACCGTGGAGGGCGCCGAGGAGCTCACCGACCGCGAGAAGCAGGTGCTTCGCCTGGTCGCGACCGGGATCTCGAACCAGCGCATCGGCGATCAGCTCGGGATCACGGCCAACACGGTGAAATACCACGTGGCCAACCTGCTGCGGAAATACGGTGCCCGCACGCGCGCCGAGCTCGCAAGCATCACTCACTCCCCTGATGCGCACCATCCGAGGTCCCCGACTCGATAG
- the hxlB gene encoding 6-phospho-3-hexuloisomerase has product MVHMEERGIQDSLTRIVNEIEGAAALPDAPALAAAVELTADARRVFVHGAGRSGLALRMTAMRLMHLGLQVHVVGETTTPAIGEGDLLLTASGSGTTSGVVSAAETARSVGARVIGITTDPESPLALLSHAVLVVRAATKTDRSEQQSAQYAGSLFEQLLVLVGDALFDVLWQRSGQSADALWPRHANLE; this is encoded by the coding sequence ATGGTCCACATGGAAGAACGAGGTATTCAGGATTCGCTGACGCGGATCGTCAACGAGATCGAGGGGGCAGCTGCCCTTCCCGACGCGCCCGCGCTCGCGGCCGCCGTCGAGCTGACAGCGGACGCCCGGCGAGTCTTCGTCCACGGCGCCGGACGCTCCGGGCTCGCGCTGCGGATGACGGCCATGCGCCTCATGCACCTCGGGCTGCAGGTCCACGTAGTAGGTGAGACGACGACCCCGGCGATCGGAGAGGGCGACCTGCTCCTGACCGCCAGCGGTTCCGGGACGACCTCGGGGGTGGTGAGCGCGGCTGAGACGGCGAGATCCGTCGGTGCCCGCGTCATCGGGATCACGACCGACCCCGAGTCACCGCTTGCATTGCTGTCCCACGCCGTCCTGGTCGTCCGTGCGGCGACGAAGACGGACCGGTCCGAGCAGCAGTCGGCCCAGTACGCCGGCAGCCTCTTCGAGCAGCTCCTCGTCCTCGTCGGCGACGCTCTCTTCGACGTCCTGTGGCAGAGGAGCGGGCAGAGCGCGGATGCGCTCTGGCCCCGTCATGCCAACCTCGAATGA
- the hxlA gene encoding 3-hexulose-6-phosphate synthase, giving the protein MRLQFAMDTLTTESALDLAAKAAPYVDILELGTPLIKSEGLAAITAVKAAHPDKTVFADLKTMDAGELEADIAFSAGADLVTVLGVAGDSTIAGAVAAATKHGKGVVVDLIGVSDKAARAREVVALGAVFVEMHAGLDEQAEDGYSLDALLSAGEAAAVPFSVAGGVSADSVEAVQQAGADVAVAGSAIYSASDVAAAAAAIRSAIR; this is encoded by the coding sequence ATGCGACTGCAGTTCGCCATGGACACCCTGACCACCGAGTCCGCCCTCGACCTGGCCGCGAAGGCCGCCCCCTACGTCGACATCCTCGAGCTCGGCACCCCTCTGATCAAGAGCGAGGGCCTCGCGGCGATCACGGCGGTCAAGGCCGCCCACCCCGACAAGACAGTCTTCGCCGATCTCAAGACCATGGATGCCGGCGAGCTGGAAGCTGACATCGCCTTCTCCGCCGGAGCCGATCTGGTCACCGTGCTCGGCGTCGCCGGTGACAGCACGATCGCCGGAGCGGTCGCCGCGGCGACCAAGCACGGCAAGGGCGTCGTGGTCGATCTGATCGGCGTGTCCGACAAGGCCGCACGGGCCCGAGAGGTCGTCGCCCTCGGCGCCGTCTTCGTGGAGATGCACGCCGGCCTCGACGAGCAGGCGGAGGACGGCTACAGCCTCGACGCCCTGCTCTCCGCCGGCGAGGCCGCCGCGGTCCCGTTCTCCGTCGCCGGCGGCGTCAGTGCGGACTCTGTCGAGGCCGTCCAGCAGGCGGGAGCAGACGTGGCCGTCGCGGGCAGCGCCATCTACAGCGCATCGGACGTCGCCGCCGCGGCCGCCGCCATCCGCTCCGCCATCCGGTGA
- a CDS encoding alcohol dehydrogenase catalytic domain-containing protein yields MASSNRAVVFQNVKDMRVETLDFPKLEMPNGRSAPHGVILKIVATNICGSDLHIYRGSFPVPQGMVMGHEMTGEVVEIGSDVEFLSEGDLVSVPFNVACGRCRNCRARHTEVCETVNPDVSCGAYGFNLGDFQGGQAEYLFVPYADFQLLRFPDKDQAMEKIRDLALLSDILPTAFHGLMEAGAKPGSTVYIAGAGPVGRCGAAAARLLGASCIIVGDYHQDRLDLMKNNGCETIDLNQDVPLTDQIEAILGEPMVDCAVHYVGNEAHGIGREADDMNPAHAINQVIDATRAGGATGIVGVYGPDPLASSKAEQEGTFSIDFGKAWIKSPRISGGQAPIMHYNRELMMSILWDRMPYLSDMLNTKVISLDEASDAYAAFDTGVSEKFIIDPHGMIPA; encoded by the coding sequence ATGGCAAGCAGTAACCGCGCCGTGGTGTTCCAGAACGTCAAGGACATGCGCGTCGAGACTCTCGACTTCCCGAAGCTCGAGATGCCGAACGGCAGGAGCGCCCCGCACGGCGTCATCCTCAAGATCGTCGCCACCAATATCTGCGGCTCCGACCTGCACATCTACCGCGGTTCCTTCCCCGTCCCCCAGGGCATGGTGATGGGGCACGAGATGACCGGCGAGGTCGTCGAGATCGGCTCCGACGTCGAGTTCCTCTCCGAGGGCGACCTGGTCTCGGTTCCCTTCAACGTCGCGTGCGGCCGATGCCGCAACTGTCGTGCCCGCCATACCGAGGTGTGCGAGACCGTGAACCCCGACGTGTCCTGCGGCGCCTACGGGTTCAACCTGGGCGACTTCCAGGGTGGGCAGGCGGAGTACCTGTTCGTCCCCTACGCCGACTTCCAGCTGCTCCGCTTCCCGGACAAGGACCAGGCCATGGAGAAGATCCGCGACCTCGCCCTTCTCTCGGACATCCTGCCCACCGCGTTCCACGGCCTCATGGAGGCCGGGGCCAAGCCCGGCTCGACCGTCTACATCGCCGGCGCCGGACCTGTGGGACGCTGCGGCGCCGCGGCGGCCCGTCTTCTGGGTGCGTCCTGCATCATCGTCGGTGACTACCACCAGGACCGGCTGGACCTGATGAAGAACAACGGCTGCGAGACCATCGACCTGAACCAGGACGTGCCGCTGACCGATCAGATCGAGGCCATCCTCGGCGAGCCCATGGTGGACTGCGCCGTCCACTACGTCGGCAACGAGGCACACGGGATCGGTCGCGAAGCCGATGACATGAACCCCGCCCACGCCATCAACCAGGTCATCGACGCCACCCGCGCAGGCGGTGCCACCGGCATCGTCGGCGTCTACGGCCCCGACCCGCTGGCCTCCTCCAAGGCCGAGCAGGAGGGCACCTTCTCGATCGACTTCGGCAAGGCGTGGATCAAGTCGCCTCGGATCTCCGGCGGCCAGGCCCCGATCATGCACTACAACCGTGAGCTGATGATGTCGATCCTCTGGGACCGCATGCCCTACCTCAGCGACATGCTCAACACCAAGGTCATCAGCCTCGATGAGGCCTCCGACGCCTACGCGGCGTTCGATACTGGTGTCTCGGAGAAGTTCATCATCGATCCCCACGGCATGATCCCCGCCTGA